The Amaranthus tricolor cultivar Red isolate AtriRed21 chromosome 2, ASM2621246v1, whole genome shotgun sequence genome contains the following window.
tttctcagatccggatccggacccgtgaaatttaaacgGATTCGGATtcgacccggatccgacgggtccaattttttaggacccagatccgtgaaaacggatacggatccacggatccgggtcgggtccaatacccattgccatccgtACTTGGTGGCTAATATAACGTGTTTGAAGTTTTTTAATCCTCACATACTCTAAATAGTTGATTTGGAAGTGTAATATACTAAGTTTAAATGTCAAATATTTCATTCACGAACATCGCAAAACAAAGTAGTCGCAAGATGTGCATGTATGCACGAAGGGTGGGAAATACacaaaaatacaatttttgGGCACAACGTTGGCCGCACCCGCAAGAGGTGCAATGATTGATCGCGATTCGCGACCATTCGAACGGGTGTGATAGGTTGTTGTTTCGTGTTTTCTTGCTCTGTTCGCTCATCAATATTCATGAATGGTTGTTGATTATCTAATGTCTCTTTATACATTTTAATTGCAATCAAAAGACAACTTTCCTAAGTAATGTAATGTTTGATTCAAATTAAGTGTTGATTGAGTGAAACAAGTTGATGAATTAATGTACCCTAAATCTATAGAAAAAAAACATGGACATAAGGTGATGTATGATTGTCATTTCCTTCAAACCAAGCTTTCCTTATTGATGCATAAGATATGCACACAAGCATGTACAACATAATATTTGATCTAAATTATCATGAAATTAATCAAAGAAAGAATGGGAAAACTGAAAATTTAGAACTTTCTACGTAACACCTTGTTTAACTTTCTTACTCCAAGACCACACCAATAAGCCAATgtttaatatcaataatttgAATAGTAGTTGTCGTCTGACAAGTCACAAGTCACAAGTCAACTTCTAAGATTCCAGAGATAATATTTACCATTAATTGATGATAGAGTATGCTCAATTACAGTGTAAAGAAGATGAAACATTGTTCCttacaaaattaaagtaaaagatAAAGCACTTAATCAAATATATGGTTTTGATGATTAGCACTTAAGTAATTATAGATTTTGAAGATACTCCATCCGTCCCTTTGGTTATGTTCCATTTGACCAAAAAAGCTCACAAAAAATGATCAAATGagtcaaattcaaagagacAGAGTAGTTAATGTCAAATTAGATCAATCCTCTGTGACCAAGCATTAAAGATGAAACACTTTAGGCATTAGATAAAACATTTAGCAACAAAATTCAAGTGGTAGAgaagaaacaaaaataacagAAAAGTAAGTAATAGAGTAACACCAACAAATTCTCGCCTCCATATCTCTCTTGATAACTACCCCCTTAATGTAATTTCTTGCTCTGCTAATGTATCTACTATTCTTTCATGTTTTTGAAGCACTTTGCTTGGTAAGAATGCTCCATTTTTATCCCCTAAAACTGTAACCTTATTGTCTGCAACATTTATTTTTCAACTTCATTAATCAAGTTTGGGTACATCTGACTCCCAAAATCCAACTTGGGGTCGGTAGTTGATCTAAAAACTACATTAAATGGATTCAAAAAGTCAAAGTCGAAGTCAATAACAAAGTCAATGTTATATTACTAAAATGTttgtaattagtaattcgcactATTCAATTTATCAATTTAATACAGTTACCATAGATAAATATGAAGCATATATGAAACTTAGatatatcaaataattattatttgactAAGAGATTTTAGATTTTTGCCAATTTTTGTTAGAAAAGTAGTCATTTGTATTTTCCCACAAACCATAGTCTCTCCAATACAAAAAACTTATagcttattatatatttatactcGTTCAAATTAATTGATAAACGTCATTATACTATATACTACTTTCAAATGAGATTCTTTTTTCAGTTATTTATATGTCAAATTGGTACaatacaataattttaatttacattttttatcaTACCTGAACAAATACACCAAACTTTTCAAGGGTAGAAAGAATAAGGTGGGACAAATGACCCCATAGCCTACTATGGGCATTCGCCCCTGGTTGAGGTGATGGAATGTTGtattatgaaatctcaaatGATATCTCTTGTAAGCACAAGGTGCTCATTATTATTGATGTAGCTAATTAGACTGTCCTATCATGCAAATTTCATTTAGGGGTGCATATTACATAGCAATACGTACTAATGCTTGTCTGATAGCTCATTCAAAGTGTTTTATCaggagtataatttttttattattcaaatgaGTTGTATAAAGAATATCATTTAGTGTTTTATCAAGTAAACAGAAAATCAGGACGGGTGGTGTTAAATAGGGAAATGAGAAAGGAATTATAAAGggaagaataaacaaagttACACACCAGAATAAATGGCTTCAAGCTTCCACCACGAGCAATATTTTGAAGAAATCTTAATGTGTGGTTGATTTCTCTACCAATTGCCAAGCCAACATTACCAAACCACTCCTCCGGCAATTGGACCTGTGGAACTTCAGCTTGTGACCTGTACACACAGATTGTATAAACATTCTAAGCTGAATTCAAGAACGTTAACTTAAGATAGCACCCATGAATATTGGAAATTTAAGCAACACATAACCTGTTAATGAAACCAGAGGCATTTGACCAAAGAAACTCGACAAGCATACACGCAGCCAAAGAAAAGCAGACAAGGGACAGAAAATTGTAGTTCAGCCATTCAAAAATCACCCAGGTAGCAGTAGCACCAGCCAAAACACTGCCGGAAATTTTCTTGTTCCTCCAGAGCAAGACATCAGCAGCTGCTCTTACAAGCAAGAGAAAAGAGCAAAACATAACTGCCCTTTTCATAAGGTTGAAGGAAAAGCACAAGAATCGAAATACAGAAGAACAAGCTTACACTTTCCACCTCCCAAAACTTTATGCAGAGGATCCCGACGTCCAAAAAGACGATTAAACTGAGAAGACACAGGTCTGGATACTTCCTCTTCAAAAAAGGAACCAGAATTCTGTTTATGAATGCCTTCAGATATTGTTTCCAATATGTTGTTCATAAGATTCTCAGCTGTAATGTTTTCAGGCATTTTCAACCTGTATATTAAGTAAAATAGGAAtcaattgaaataaaatgacCTATGGAGTTTCTTAATCAgattcaaaacaaaaggctCAGACTCAAAGCAGTAAAATGTGATAGATCTTAGCTCATTTCAGACAACTAAATCCAATTGATCTCCCAAAGTGTATGgaacatagtgtaaaaatgcggtaatgaTTGTGATTGCGGTAACAGAACGATATAGTAACAAGAGTGATGTAGTTATTGTAACGCCTAAAAAATGGTCGAATCATAACATATCCTTTGATGCAGCCCAAAAATGCTGGAAATAtcagtttgtttgttttgaaaacctttacaacgcggtcGATGCGATGTGgtcttgtttttacactatggtatAGTATCCTAGTTTTCACTCAATCTATTTATCTGTTACTGGAAGTAACCCTTTCTCTGCAAATATTTACCCCCTTTTTTGGTTCATTTAAATTCATAACTCGCATTGCAACACACATACAGACAAAAATTTAAGAGGATCTCAGCAGCTCACAAGTCAAGAACTTGAGATCGACATCCCTATGATGCTTGTACAATAATTTGTTCATTTAAGTAGCATGTAACCTCAGAAAAGCTAGACTGACTTGATGAAACCTACACAACAGCCTTATTACTCTACCACAGTCCACATGCATTTCATAAACTCACCatcaaaatgcaaaaaaatgTAGATTGAATAGTGGTTACTGAATGAACATAAACAACTATCTATGTGGCAATGTGAGCCTATACTTCGAGCCTGCTGCTTCCATAGGACAATCATTAGTTCATATCAGAAAAATTATACATAAACTTTTTAcatgttaaaaataaatgttagcTATCTTCCTTTTTCAACTTATCCGACTGTCCAAACCCAgcttaggtgggagccactttaCGCCTTTCACTAATGAAATTTCGTTGCTGTGTATCTTCTTTTTCACgctttatttataatatacGAATATATGACTACTTCCTTCCAAATCCCAACTTGCAATCACACAAGAAACTACAAACATGAAACACTTAGATATTCACTTTCTGATGTTTCTCAATCAATGACATGAAGTTAATGTGGAAAGTATTCAGAAATTCAGTTGTCCCTTACAATTGAACATCATCACTCAATAtaaaaacataaccatttatCAGATCCCAATGTAATAAAGAAAGCAACATTACACTATAAAAAGATGAGAAATTTGTTAAGTTGAGTTCATAGCggaaaaacaaggccgcatcgcacCGCATcggccgcgttgtaaaggttttcaaaagaAACGAACTGGTTTttcccgcgttgtaaaggtgtaaaaaaccatGTTTTGGACCGCATCAAGTGATGCCTTATGGTTTCAACCGAAATTTAGGCTTTATGATAACTGCATCAGCGTTCCGTCACCGCGATCGCGAGCGTTACCGCATTTTGACACTATGGTTGAGTTGGACTCATTATCAATGCAATCGGGAAAACGCAAGGTGCACACTTGAAAATATTAGGAGTATCATCCCAAAAGAGTTTCTAAGCATGTTCAAAATGTACGATCGCATAGTGCTCCAAAAAATTAGAGGCCTCAGTATAAACTATGTATTAAACTATGTAGTATACATATTAAGTGTTTTAAAGATATAAAGTTAAAAAGATACCCTAAGTTCTGAAATTTGCACAGGCCCTATaaaatttttgtcaatttttacacCGCCCCTGCCGGCCTgcccaaaatcatatggcaaGGAGAGGAGGAGCTCTACAGTGACTTGTACACATCTTTGATTCGTCAGATGAACCATTCCAACAAATTCTACAACTTTCAAATGAAGGTGACCATCAAtaaaaaagcaaaagaaaaaagaCATCGAACAAAAGGTACCCTTGAAGTGTCAAAAAAACTAGTCTTTCAAACTCAATAAACAAAGCTGGGaaagtaaaaacaaaaattaacccAAATGACAAAGATATGAacatttaattaagaaaataccCACTTCACAAAAATTACAATAGAATTCAACCAAGTTAAAATGAATGTAAAAAGATAAACAATTCACAAATCTGAACTATCATATCCAGtaccaaagaaaaagaacttGAGTGAAATCATATAACATAGAGAAATGAGAATGGAAAATAACACAAACCAAATAGCAGGGATGAACAATcacttgtaatttgtaatttgagTAGACGGAAATGGGTGGTTTTTTTGCTTGAAGTTGGTTGTTTGTAAATTGTAAGAGACGAGGAAAAGTTTTTATTTGCACAGGAAATATAGAATCTTTTCGTCAGAGAAAAACCGTCAGGCGTCaattaaagatttttaaattcTAGTTACAATGTTTTTTT
Protein-coding sequences here:
- the LOC130805258 gene encoding reticulon-like protein B8, with protein sequence MPENITAENLMNNILETISEGIHKQNSGSFFEEEVSRPVSSQFNRLFGRRDPLHKVLGGGKSADVLLWRNKKISGSVLAGATATWVIFEWLNYNFLSLVCFSLAACMLVEFLWSNASGFINRSQAEVPQVQLPEEWFGNVGLAIGREINHTLRFLQNIARGGSLKPFILVVSALVAAAIIGSWCNFLTVIYLGFFAAHTLPVLYEKYEDEVDGFIDKVLNRVTHHYKKVDASFLSKMPTRTYWTKKHE